The Thermodesulfovibrio sp. 3462-1 genome contains the following window.
CTTCATTTGGTCTTGATATTGATGAAAATCCTCAAGAAGGTGATGAAGTAGTGGAAAAAGATGGATTAAGGGTCTTTATGGATAAACAGACCTTTGATCTTCTCAGTGAACTTGAACTTGACTACTATGAGGATGAGGAGCAGGAAGGATTCATTCTTAAAGGACCAATGCCTTCATGTGGTCCGGGTTGCGGAGGTAGTTGCGGCGTATAATAGCGATGTTTCCAGTTCATCGCCCAAGAAGACTTAGAAAAAGCGATATCCTGAGGCGCATGGTGAGGGAAACAGACCTCACCCCTCAGGATTTTATTTATCCAATGTTTGTTGTTCCTGGAAAGGCAGTTAAAAATCCTATATCTTCAATGCCTGAATGTTTTCAGGAAAGTATTGATGAAACAATTAAAACAGCCAGAGAAGTTTTTTCTCTTGGAATTCCTGCGATTATTCTTTTTGGAATTCCAGAACATAAAGATGAAAAAGCCTCATCTGCTTATGATGAATCAGGAGTTGTTCAGCAGGCTGTAAAAGCAATCAAAGACTCAGTTCCTGATTTAATAGTTATAACTGATGTATGTCTCTGTGAGTATACATCTCATGGGCACTGTGGAATCATAAAAAATGGTAAAATTGACAATGACTCAACCCTTGAAGT
Protein-coding sequences here:
- a CDS encoding iron-sulfur cluster assembly accessory protein; the encoded protein is MFSISSKAAEKAKMILKQEGKEGWGLRIFSAEGYCSPSFGLDIDENPQEGDEVVEKDGLRVFMDKQTFDLLSELELDYYEDEEQEGFILKGPMPSCGPGCGGSCGV